A part of Candida albicans SC5314 chromosome 2, complete sequence genomic DNA contains:
- the PEX6 gene encoding AAA family ATPase peroxin 6 (Ortholog(s) have ATPase activity, protein heterodimerization activity, role in fatty acid metabolic process, protein import into peroxisome matrix, receptor recycling, replicative cell aging and cytosol, nucleus, peroxisome localization): MPSVASSSNEGSSTREAFESVTSIADVSIINDPSLDQHDTLDIGDALFSKLFPKEEINSTTETVNNKYVLVKLLGAPDYFNKFRIMKLNQVRYQLRESIVITNDSNLVNFNNDSLTLNKAVIKSIDYDDIPKLSQIFVSIPHEIYQLLHEKSQQAIKQKFLTQLLVDNGNVVNEGDSIRLINGTVNLCEPLTQGRVEYDTNIVLINQNEDKYNEQESIDIENERDLESDQDENLDLSSYLSSSLQFDKFDQYTKPENSNRFKVGPLPQKFNIDDLPSNWKKDDSELFVFINNADFIKLGFPIFNGDLVKIKTGTETETETVVVRVFTFTEPQNSFKTGTVYMSPILLINLKLQKDSYIEFEPVTQLDTLSNTIPIAESVTISRVSSQITMDKTYQQSFFSSLKTTLSTRLKCVKQGDYLPVVIDTVLAKTMFDNLIEDGNENEETSGSNEGGIDVIPIGNPDAVAWFKITEVKGANSIDTNQFLIDPSKTMLVSSGVESIRLPQNSFVKWYQYLNLPPIFNYEETGDFKYAKEFKKTLSTCLASKINLKTSILLTSMSRGIGKTTLVRNSCIELGLNLIELDCFDLLNPGQELKTIGLLTGKIDKLIANVQSTSSFHVIYLKHIENLCPKTDENDQNSSIFTSLSLKIIQVLHDYLKTYRNLVIVMSCNDYDKLNDNLKSIIKFTIEFTVPSENERLEIFKFLINNEKNKTFTKDINSYPFTIRKDINFKNLALQSAGLTPRDLISIIKKSKKLAIKRLTKLSKDSQISIQNIVNIGNGGVINWVPDDFNAAINEARNQFSDSIGAPRIPNVKWEDIGGLDLVKDEILDTIDMPLKHPELFNNGLKKRSGILFYGPPGTGKTLLAKAIATNFSLNFFSVKGPELLNMYIGESEANVRRVFQRARDAKPCVIFFDELDSVAPKRGNQGDSGGVMDRIVSQLLAELDGMSSEGGDGVFVVGATNRPDLLDEALLRPGRFDKMLYLGISDTDEKQTKILEALTRKFKLDDNVNLEQVAAKCSFTFTGADFYALCSDSMLNAMTRVANEVDEKIKQYNLQLTQQGKETVNTRWWFDNVATEQDTTVLVQMEDFIKAQNELIPSVSAEELQHYLKVRENFEGGKEKAKQQQQEQQQEHPEIIHEEDLLNNNLKLNGNGHQSG, from the coding sequence ATGCCATCCGTTgcatcttcttctaatgAAGGTTCCTCCACTAGAGAAGCTTTTGAATCAGTGACTTCCATTGCTGATGTTTCAATAATCAATGATCCTTCACTTGACCAACATGATACATTAGATATAGGTGATGCATTATTCTCCAAATTGTTTCCTAAGGAGGAAATAAATTCAACTACCGAAACtgtcaataataaatatgtTTTGGTCAAGTTATTAGGAGCTCCTGattattttaataaatttagaATCATGAAACTTAATCAAGTCCGTTATCAATTAAGAGAATCCATAGTGATTAcaaatgattcaaatttagtaaattttaataatgattcGTTGACTTTAAATAAAGCTGTCATAAAATCTattgattatgatgatATACCCAAATTATCACAAATATTTGTTTCTATACCTCATGAAATCtatcaattattacatGAAAAATCCCAACAAGCTATAAAACAAAAGTTTTTAACACAATTATTGGTTGATAATGGGAATGTTGTAAATGAAGGAGACTCTATAAGATTAATTAATGGAACCGTCAATTTATGTGAACCTTTGACTCAAGGTAGAGTTGAATATGATACTAATATTGTGTTGattaatcaaaatgaaGATAAATATAATGAGCAAGAAAGTATTGATATAGAAAATGAACGAGATTTGGAGTCTGATCAAGATGAGAATCTTGATTTGTCTAGTTATTTATCATCAAGTTTACAATTTGACAAATTTGACCAATATACAAAACCAGAAAACTCCAATAGATTTAAGGTTGGTCCATTACCACAAAAGttcaatattgatgatttacctctgaattggaaaaaagatgatagtgaattatttgtattcattaataatgctgattttatcaaattggGATTTCCTATATTCAATGGTGATTTAgtgaaaattaaaacagggacagaaacagaaacagaaacagTTGTCGTTAGAGTATTCACATTCACTGAACCTCAAAACAGTTTTAAAACTGGTACCGTCTATATGTCTCctattttgttgataaatcttaaattacaaaaagaTTCCTATATTGAATTCGAACCTGTTACTCAATTAGATACTTTATCCAACACAATCCCTATTGCAGAATCAGTGACAATTTCTAGAGTTAGTTCACAAATCACCATGGATAAAACTTATCAACAAAGTTTTTTCTCAAGTTTAAAGACAACTTTGAGTACTCGGTTGAAATGTGTCAAACAGGGTGATTATCTCCCTGTTGTGATCGACACTGTCTTGGCTAAAACCatgtttgataatttgattgaagacggtaatgaaaatgaagagaCTTCCGGGTCCAACGAAGGTGGAATCGATGTTATCCCTATTGGTAATCCAGATGCAGTCGCATGGTTTAAGATAACTGAAGTTAAAGGGGCAAACAGTATTGATACCAACCAATTTCTTATTGATCCTTCAAAAACAATGCTAGTGTCATCTGGCGTTGAAAGTATTAGGTTGCCACAAAATTCATTTGTAAAATGgtatcaatatttgaatttacctccaattttcaattatgaAGAAACTGgtgatttcaaatatgCTAAAGAATTTAAGAAGACTTTGTCTACTTGTCTTGCTTCCAAgattaatttgaaaacttcaatattattgacATCAATGAGTAGAGGTATTGGTAAAACCACCCTTGTGAGAAATTCTTGTATTGAATTGggattgaatttgattgaattggattgttttgatttgttgaacCCGGGgcaagaattgaaaactatTGGTCTTTTAACCGGTAAAAtagataaattaattgcTAATGTTCAAAGCACTTCATCATTCCATGTTATTTATCTCAAacatattgaaaatttgtgTCCTAAAACCGATGAAAATGATCAAAACTCAAGTATTTTcacatcattatcattgaaaattattcaaGTATTGCatgattatttgaaaacataTCGGAATCTAGTGATAGTTATGAGTTGTAATGATTATGATAAACTTAATGATAATCTAAAATCCATAATAAAATTCACCATTGAATTCACCGTTCCTTctgaaaatgaaagattagagattttcaaatttttaatcaataatgaaaaaaataaaactttcACCAAAGATATCAATTCTTATCCTTTCACAATCAGAAAAgatattaattttaaaaaccTTGCGTTACAATCTGCTGGTTTAACTCCACGAGATTTGATATCTATCATTAAAAAATCGAAAAAATTGGCCATTAAACGATTAACCAAACTATCAAAAGATTCTCAAATTTCCATTCAGAACATAGTTAATATTGGTAATGGTGGAGTTATTAATTGGGTGCCAGATGATTTTAATGCCGCTATCAATGAAGCACGTAATCAATTTAGTGATTCTATTGGTGCACCCCGTATTCCTAATGTTAAATGGGAAGATATTGGTGGATTGGATCTTGTTAAAGATGAGATCTTGGATACAATTGATATGCCATTGAAACATCcagaattatttaataatggattaaagaaaagaagtgggattttattttatggTCCTCCAGGTACTGGTAAAACTTTATTGGCTAAAGCCATTGCCACCAATTTCTCacttaatttcttttcgGTGAAAGGTCCAGAATTATTGAACATGTATATAGGGGAATCAGAAGCCAATGTTCGTCGTGTTTTCCAAAGAGCTCGTGATGCAAAACCATGTGTTATTTTCTTTGATGAGTTGGATTCCGTGGCACCGAAAAGAGGTAATCAAGGTGATTCCGGGGGTGTTATGGATAGAATTGTATCTCAATTATTAGCTGAATTAGATGGTATGAGTAGTGAAGGTGGTGATGGTGTATTCGTTGTTGGTGCTACTAATAGACCCGATTTGTTAGATGAGGCGTTATTAAGACCAGGtagatttgataaaatgTTATATTTGGGTATTTCCGATACTGATGAAAAACAAACGAAAATATTGGAAGCATTGACcagaaaattcaaattggaCGATAATGTGAATTTAGAACAAGTTGCTGCCAAATGTTCATTTACATTTACCGGTGCTGATTTCTATGCCTTGTGTTCTGATTCAATGTTGAATGCTATGACAAGAGTGGCTaatgaagttgatgaaaaaatcaaacaatacAATTTACAATTGACTCAACAAGGAAAGGAGACGGTTAATACAAGATGGTGGTTTGATAATGTCGCTACTGAACAGGATACAACTGTTTTGGTGCAAATGGAAGATTTTATCAAAGCacaaaatgaattgatacCTTCTGTTTCCGCTGAAGAGTTGCAACATTATTTGAAAGTTagagaaaattttgaagGAGGTAAAGAAAAGGcaaagcaacaacagcaagaACAGCAACAAGAACATCCTGAAATTATCcatgaagaagatttattgaataataatctCAAGTTGAATGGTAATGGTCACCAACTGGGGTGA
- the MDJ2 gene encoding Mdj2p (Predicted component of the mitochondrial import motor; involved in protein import into mitochondrial matrix; early-stage flow model biofilm induced): protein MVLPIIVGLGATIVALTAKATITAYKQYLHLTPAMIATLNNIKLINLESSMSINKSDPRYAHYKYLRSKYPNRPFLDPMTEQEALLILGIEGNDILNLDKKMIRDRYRKLMILNHPDKNGSQYISQRINEAKDILDKSYMVNK from the coding sequence ATGGTGTTACCTATAATTGTTGGATTAGGGGCCACAATAGTGGCGTTAACTGCCAAAGCAACAATCACCGCATATAAACAATATCTTCATCTAACACCTGCAATGATAGCCACGCTCAATAACATCAAACTAATTAATTTAGAATCTTCAATGTCTATAAACAAATCTGATCCACGATATGCACATTATAAGTATTTACGACTGAAATATCCTAATCGACCGTTTCTTGATCCCATGACTGAACAAGAAgcattattgattttagGTATTGAAGGCaatgatattttaaatcttgataaaaaaatgattcGAGATCGATATagaaaattaatgattttgaatcaTCCAGATAAAAATGGTAGTCAATATATAAGTCAACGTATAAACGAAGCTAAAGATATACTTGATAAGAGTTATATGGTCAACAAATAG
- the CDC19 gene encoding pyruvate kinase (Pyruvate kinase at yeast cell surface; Gcn4/Hog1/GlcNAc regulated; Hap43/polystyrene adherence induced; repressed by phagocytosis/farnesol; hyphal growth role; stationary phase enriched; flow model biofilm induced; Spider biofilm repressed), with translation MSHSSLSWLSNFNVETVPSKYLRRSSIIGTIGPKTNNVDVLVKLRKAGLNVVRMNFSHGSYEYHQSVIDNARKSEEVYKGRPLAIALDTKGPEIRTGTTIGDKDYPIPPNHEMIFTTDDAYKTKCDDKVMYIDYKNITKVIAPGKIIYVDDGVLSFEVISVDDEQTLKVRSLNAGKISSHKGVNLPGTDVDLPALSEKDIADIKFGVKNKVHMIFASFIRTANDVLEIRKVLGEEGKDIQIISKIENQQGVNNFDEILEVTDGVMVARGDLGIEIPAPQVFVVQKQLIAKCNLAAKPVICATQMLESMTYNPRPTRAEVSDVGNAILDGADCVMLSGETAKGNYPVEAVSMMHNTCLTAEKAIAYPQLFNELRSLAKKPTATTETCAVAAVSAAYEQDAKAIVVLSTSGLSARLVSKYKPDVPILMVTRNERAAKFSHLYRGVYPFIYDKPSIENWQEDVENRLRWAVSEAVELGIISKGDSIVTVQGWTRGSGHSNTVRIVQA, from the coding sequence ATGTCTCACTCATCTTTATCTTGGTTATCCAACTTCAATGTTGAAACTGTTCCATCTAAATATTTGAGAAGATCCTCAATTATCGGTACCATTGGTCCAAAAACCAACAACGTGGACGTTTTGGTTAAATTGAGAAAAGCTGGTTTGAACGTTGTCAGAATGAATTTCTCCCATGGTTCTTATGAATACCATCAATCTGTCATTGACAATGCTAGAAAATCTGAAGAAGTCTACAAAGGTAGACCATTGGCCATTGCCTTGGATACCAAAGGTCCAGAAATCAGAACTGGTACTACCATTGGTGACAAAGATTACCCAATTCCACCAAACCACGAAATGATCTTCACCACTGATGATGCTTACAAAACTAAATGTGACGACAAGGTCATGTACATTGACTATAAGAACATCACCAAAGTCATTGCTCCAGGTAAAATCATATatgttgatgatggtgTCTTGTCATTTGAAGTCATCTCCgttgatgatgaacaaACTTTGAAAGTCAGATCTCTTAACGCTGGTAAGATCTCTTCCCACAAAGGTGTCAACTTGCCAGGTACCGATGTTGATTTGCCAGCTTTATCAGAAAAAGATATCGCTGATATCAAATTTGGTGTCAAAAACAAGGTCCACATGATCTTTGCTTCCTTTATCAGAACTGCTAACGATGTTTTGGAAATTAGAAAAGTTTTGGGTGAAGAAGGTAAGGACATTCAAATTATCTCCAAGATCGAAAATCAACAAGGTGTCAACAACTTTGACGAAATTTTGGAAGTTACCGATGGTGTTATGGTTGCTAGAGGTGATTTGGGTATTGAAATTCCAGCTCCACAAGTGTTTGTTGtccaaaaacaattgattgcTAAATGTAACTTGGCTGCCAAACCAGTCATTTGTGCCACCCAAATGTTGGAATCCATGACCTACAACCCAAGACCAACCAGAGCTGAAGTTTCTGATGTTGGTAACGCTATCTTGGATGGTGCTGACTGTGTTATGTTGTCTGGTGAAACCGCTAAAGGTAACTACCCAGTTGAAGCCGTCTCTATGATGCACAACACTTGTCTTACCGCTGAAAAGGCCATTGCCTACCCACAATTGTTCAACGAATTGAGATCATTGGCTAAAAAACCAACTGCTACCACTGAAACTTGTGCTGTTGCCGCTGTTTCTGCTGCTTACGAACAAGATGCTAAAGCTATTGTTGTCTTGTCCACCAGTGGTCTTTCTGCTAGATTGGTTTCTAAATACAAACCAGATGTTCCAATTTTGATGGTTACCAGAAACGAAAGAGCTGCTAAATTCTCCCACTTGTACAGAGGTGTCTACCCATTCATTTACGATAAACCAAGTATTGAAAACTGGCAAGAAGATGTTGAAAACAGATTGAGATGGGCTGTTTCTGAAGCTGTTGAATTGGGAATCATTTCTAAAGGTGACTCAATTGTTACTGTCCAAGGTTGGACTAGAGGTTCTGGTCACTCTAACACTGTTAGAATCGTCCAAGCTTAA
- the COQ5 gene encoding 2-hexaprenyl-6-methoxy-1,4-benzoquinone methyltransferase (Putative methyltransferase of ubiquinone biosynthesis; regulated by Gcn4; repressed by amino acid starvation (3-AT), Hap43; induced upon adherence to polystyrene; Spider biofilm repressed) yields the protein MIQNTVRGSILRSAKFTAPRSLLSISRSLTTENTSSKPTPPPKNDETTHFGFKTVNKDDKEKLVGGVFSSVASNYDVMNDVMSMGVHRLWKHHFIQRLDAGMRPGSTQPLEFLDVAGGTGDIAFGLLDHAEKKYGDTMSKMTIADINPDMLKEGEVRFAKTKWANTDRVNFLVQNGETMDQIPDNSKDVYTIAFGIRNFTDIQAGLNTAYRVLKPGGIFACLEFSQVENPLLDYAYQAYSFSLLPLMGQLIANDRDSYQYLVESIRKFPKQEEFKGMIEKAGFYVPEPGYENLTFGVASIHIGVKI from the coding sequence ATGATTCAAAATACTGTTAGAGGATCTATTCTTAGATCAGCAAAATTTACTGCACCAAGATCATTGCTTTCGATTTCAAGATCATTGACAACCGAAAACACATCGAGCAAACCTACACCACCTccaaaaaatgatgaaaccACCCATTTTGGTTTCAAAACGGTTAACAAAGATGACAAGGAAAAGCTTGTTGGAGGAGTATTCTCATCAGTGGCATCAAATTACGATGTTATGAATGATGTCATGTCAATGGGTGTTCACAGATTATGGAAGCACCACTTTATTCAAAGATTAGATGCTGGTATGAGACCAGGATCAACTCAACCTTTAGAGTTCTTAGATGTGGCAGGTGGCACCGGGGATATTGCCTTTGGATTATTAGATCATGCTGAAAAGAAATACGGTGATACCATGAGCAAGATGACCATCGCAGATATTAATCCAGATATGTTGAAAGAGGGAGAAGTAAGGTTTGCTAAAACCAAATGGGCCAATACTGACCGTGTCAACTTTTTAGTTCAAAATGGTGAAACTATGGATCAGATCCCCGATAATTCAAAAGATGTATACACTATTGCCTTTGGTATTAGAAATTTCACAGATATACAAGCCGGATTAAATACTGCTTACCGTGTTTTGAAGCCAGGTGGTATTTTTGCATGCTTAGAATTCTCACAAGTGGAAAATCCTCTTTTGGACTATGCTTACCAAGcttattcattttctttgttgCCTTTAATGGGTCAATTAATTGCTAATGATAGAGATTCGTATCAATATTTGGTTGAAAGTATCAGAAAATTCCCTaaacaagaagaattcAAAGGCATGATTGAAAAAGCAGGGTTTTATGTCCCTGAACCAGGTTACGAAAACTTGACCTTTGGTGTTGCCAGTATTCATATTGGTGttaaaatttaa
- a CDS encoding uncharacterized protein (Ortholog(s) have mitochondrial intermembrane space localization), which produces MSEVNETCKPQACAIQNCLEKNGYNESRCTKCIDDLYKCCKEFYERQGPDASSVCCPKFKLLQLKLKQRSLGEIDAKVLETRRG; this is translated from the coding sequence ATGTCTGAAGTGAATGAAACATGCAAACCTCAAGCATGTGCTATTCAAAACTGTTTAGAGAAGAATGGATATAATGAATCCAGGTGCACTAAGTGTATCGATGATTTGTATAAATGCTGCAAAGAATTCTACGAGCGTCAAGGTCCAGATGCATCAAGTGTCTGCTGTCCCAAATTTAAATTGcttcaattaaaattgaaacagaGGTCATTAGGTGAAATTGATGCAAAGGTTTTAGAGACAAGACGAGGATAA
- a CDS encoding uncharacterized protein (Ortholog of C. dubliniensis CD36 : Cd36_19950, C. parapsilosis CDC317 : CPAR2_104135, Candida tenuis NRRL Y-1498 : cten_CGOB_00075 and Debaryomyces hansenii CBS767 : DEHA2F07964g) yields MSEDRKARLAELRKNRANNRGSSIKASPESQEEGSQDASPPKTPTVLSNDDSQETTEDKEETVSSLPPTLELTNGETVEVVSQRIYNDILNKVHNEATSAFFEQEESTKPKVSYTKDMKDDLQNYYHKAEIRTNRAINKIIQDKLIQE; encoded by the coding sequence ATGTCTGAAGATAGAAAAGCAAGATTAGCAGAATTGAGAAAGAACAGAGCCAACAATCGTGGATCACTGATAAAAGCATCTCCCGAATCTCAAGAGGAAGGATCTCAAGATGCATCACCACCTAAGACACCAACAGTACTTTCTAATGACGATTCACAAGAAACCACTGaagataaagaagaaacagtATCTTCCTTACCACCAACCTTAGAACTAACAAATGGTGAAACTGTAGAAGTTGTTTCACAGAGAATCTATAATGACATACTAAATAAAGTACATAATGAGGCAACATCGGCGTTTTTTGAACAGGAAGAGTCAACCAAGCCTAAAGTGTCCTATACCAAGGATATGAAAGATGACTTGCAAAACTATTATCACAAGGCTGAAATAAGAACTAATAGAGCtatcaataaaataatacagGACAAACTAATACAAGAGTAA
- the ATP4 gene encoding F1F0 ATP synthase subunit 4 (Putative F0-ATP synthase subunit 4; macrophage/pseudohyphal-induced; present in exponential and stationary growth phases), with product MSMINRIALRSARPAMGMAFRPAPIGLRYLSAPADPKQKANSIIDALPGNNLLSKTGVLATSAAAAIYGISNGLFIIHDETILLVTFASFTALVAKFVAPLYTEWADGEIKKVNDILNQSRTNHIEAVNKRIETVSELKNVVATTEDLFALSKETAQFEADSFELKQKLAVSHEAKSVLDSWVRFEQQQRQLEQEQLAKEVIDKVDKEIANPKFQDKVLAESLNEIEKLFAKN from the coding sequence ATGTCCATGATCAACAGAATTGCATTGAGAAGTGCTCGCCCAGCCATGGGAATGGCTTTCCGTCCAGCCCCAATTGGTTTGAGATACTTGTCTGCTCCAGCTGACCCAAAACAAAAGGCCAATTCCATCATTGATGCATTACCAGGTAACAACTTATTATCTAAGACTGGTGTTTTGGCTACTTCAGCCGCTGCTGCCATCTATGGTATTTCCAAtggattatttattatacaCGATGAAACCATTTTGCTTGTCACTTTTGCAAGTTTCACAGCTTTGGTCGCCAAATTCGTTGCTCCTTTATACACTGAATGGGCCGATggtgaaatcaaaaaagtCAACGATATATTGAATCAATCTAGAACTAACCATATCGAAGCCGTTAACAAGAGAATTGAAACCGTTTCAGAATTAAAAAACGTTGTTGCAACCACTGAAGATTTGTTTGCTTTATCTAAAGAAACCGCTCAATTCGAAGCTGattcatttgaattaaaacaaaaattggcTGTTTCTCACGAAGCTAAATCTGTTTTGGACTCTTGGGTTAGatttgaacaacaacaaagacaattggaacaagaacaattgGCCAAAGAAGTCATTGATAAAGTTGACAAAGAAATTGCTAATCCAAAATTCCAAGACAAAGTATTGGCTGAATCTCTTAACGAAATCGAAAAATTGTTTGCTAAAAACTAG
- a CDS encoding uncharacterized protein (Ortholog(s) have histone binding activity, role in DNA replication-dependent nucleosome assembly and CAF-1 complex, cytoplasm, nucleus localization), translated as MSTTTDTIDLTNDGSEKINEVDNIHEDTPVEESAIDEKTQQNYRVWKKNAPLLYDYLVTNSLLWPSLSVQFFPDITHINDLGENKNEEQIIAQRILLGTFTLGQAIDHISILQIPSFKNLNQNIKINKLDFNPEREEFELTTPSLNKTKTLQKINHLGDVNKVRYMPQKPNILASANNLGNLVIYERTRHKSFKNTILDDTDLSKVQVRLVNKHIPSTTDIFAIDWNRNSEGLLLSADMNGLVNLYDLKKYESETLNESQYWENNAIGVNDIEWFPTHDSLFCTADDNGWLKLYDTRNQSAAVQNANIGNSVNSVACNPGYATGLATGDSNGVIKMWDIRNFDNSLSELHGHSDSVTQLKWNPKCHNILGSSSSDHSVKLHDMSNDSTIFTHLGHMLGVNDFDWSYADPWMVASVADDNSLHVWKPTHSVTDKFK; from the coding sequence ATGTCGACTACCACAGATACTATAGATTTAACAAACGACGGGtctgaaaaaataaatgagGTAGACAATATTCATGAAGATACACCAGTAGAAGAATCTGCTATCGATGAGAAAACTCAACAGAATTATCGTGTGTGGAAGAAAAATGCACCTTTGTTATATGATTACTTAGTTACAAACTCTTTGCTTTGGCCCTCTTTATCAGTTCAATTTTTCCCTGATATAACACATATAAACGATTTGGGTGAAAATAAGAATGAGGAACAGATAATTGCTCAAAGAATACTACTTGGCACTTTTACTTTGGGTCAAGCAATTGACCATATATCCATCTTACAAATACCTAGTTTCAAAAACCttaatcaaaatataaagataAATAAACTTGATTTTAATCCAGAACgagaagaatttgaattaactACACCATCGTTAAACAAGACCAAAACATTGCAAAAGATAAACCATTTGGGGGATGTGAACAAAGTCAGATATATGCCCCAAAAGCCTAACATACTTGCGAGTGCCAATAACTTGGGGAATTTGGTAATATACGAAAGAACTAGACATAAGAGCTTTAAGAATACTATATTAGATGATACAGACTTGAGCAAAGTGCAAGTAAGATTGGTAAATAAACATATTCCTTCTACAACAGATATCTTTGCAATTGATTGGAACAGAAATAGCGAAGGACTTTTGTTGAGTGCTGATATGAATGGACTTGTTAACTTATACGATTTAAAGAAATATGAGTCCGAAACTTTGAATGAAAGCCAATATTGGGAAAATAATGCCATTGGAGTAAACGATATTGAATGGTTTCCAACCCACGACTCTTTATTTTGCACTGCAGATGATAACGGATGGTTGAAACTTTACGATACTAGAAATCAAAGTGCTGCTGTTCAGAATGCAAATATTGGAAATAGTGTCAATAGTGTTGCTTGTAATCCTGGGTATGCCACTGGTTTAGCTACGGGAGATAGCAATGGAGTGATTAAGATGTGGGACATTAGGAACTTTGACAACTCACTTAGTGAATTACATGGTCATTCGGATTCAGTTACTCAATTGAAATGGAATCCTAAATGCCACAATATACTAGGGTCTTCATCCTCGGATCATCTGGTTAAGTTGCATGATATGAGCAATGATTCAACTATATTCACTCACTTGGGTCATATGCTTGGGGTTAATGATTTCGATTGGTCATATGCCGACCCTTGGATGGTTGCCAGTGTCGCAGATGATAATTCTCTACATGTCTGGAAACCCACCCACTCTGTTACAGACAAATTTAAATAG